In Procambarus clarkii isolate CNS0578487 chromosome 6, FALCON_Pclarkii_2.0, whole genome shotgun sequence, one DNA window encodes the following:
- the LOC138354693 gene encoding zinc finger protein 85-like codes for MQSSMEKTFPQTAPIIKKMKTHQCPECGKVFTRLGNMKTHMLVHSGEKPHKCPECGKRFNQLGHMKRHMLVHSDEKPHKCPECGKRFRRLGDMKTHMLVHSGEEPHKCPECGKVFTNLSHMKTHILVHSGEKPHKCPECGKRFNQLGSMKTHMLVHSGEKPHKCPECGKRFNQLGSMKTHMLVHLGEKPHKCPECGKVFTLLGHMKRHMLVHSGEKPHKCPECGKRFRHLESMKTHMLVHSGEKPHKCPECGKRFRHLGSMKTHLMMHIDERPFECDECGKRFRDRGSIIRHMLVHTEERPFECDKCGRLFKSRKEIKAHILVHLNNKPS; via the coding sequence atgcaGTCATCCATGGAAaaaaccttcccacaaactgcacctatcataaagaagatgaagactcaccagtgtccagagtgtgggaaggtattcactcgtcttggaaatatgaagactcacatgttagtgcattcgggtgaaaaacctcataagtgtccagagtgtgggaagaggttcaatcagcttggacatatgaagcgtcacatgctagtgcattcggatgaaaaacctcataagtgtccagagtgtgggaagaggttcagacgtcttggagatatgaagactcacatgttagtgcattcgggtgaagagcctcacaagtgtccagagtgtgggaaggtattcacaAATCTttcacatatgaagactcacatattagtgcattcgggtgaaaaacctcataagtgtccagagtgtgggaagaggttcaatcagcttggaagtatgaagactcacatgttagtgcattcgggtgaaaaacctcataagtgtccagagtgtgggaagaggttcaatcagcttggaagtatgaagactcacatgttagttcaTTTGGGTGAAAAGCCTCACAAGTGTCccgagtgtgggaaggtattcactcttcttggacatatgaagcgtcacatgttagtgcattcgggtgaaaaacctcataagtgtccagagtgtgggaagagattcagacaCCTtgaaagtatgaagactcacatgttagtgcattcgggtgaaaaacctcataagtgtccagagtgtgggaagaggttcagacaccttggaagtatgaagactcacttgATGATGCACATTGATGAAAGACCTTTTGAGTGTGATGAGTGTGGCAAAAGGTTTAGAGATCGTGGCTCTATAATacgtcacatgttagtacatacaGAAGAAAGGCCTTTCGAGTGTGATAAATGTGGCAGATTATTTAAGTCACGTAAAGAAATAAAAGCACACATTTTAGTACATTTGAATAATAAaccttcatga